One window of the Lepeophtheirus salmonis chromosome 7, UVic_Lsal_1.4, whole genome shotgun sequence genome contains the following:
- the LOC139905907 gene encoding uncharacterized protein has protein sequence MNPKSAIISIHLEGKTCRVITMALKYFNVCKSAVHETIKWYKETGSSNDRPKSSLPRSMRTPRFIQVTRAKISLHFKRKMPQVANVSRETIYRLIREDLWMKTYRLEKWQLLGEATMIMMLTRAMVLLKFLNSCTDVSTIWTDDNIFMLEVAYNSHNDLVFVRSIEDIPFNECGVFLRQKPASGIVWTGVISCSI, from the coding sequence ATGAACCCAAAGAGCGCTATCATTTCAATTCATTTAGAAGGGAAGACCTGTAGAGTCATTACCATGGCCCTGAAATACTTCAATGTGTGCAAGTCAGCGGTCCATGAAACAATCAAGTGGTACAAGGAGACCGGGAGTAGCAATGACAGGCCCAAGAGTAGTCTCCCAAGGTCCATGAGGACACCCAGGTTCATACAGGTAACAAGGGCAAAGATCTCGTTGCACTTCAAGAGGAAAATGCCTCAAGTGGCAAATGTGTCTCGAGAAACCATCTATAGGTTGATCAGGGAGGACTTGTGGATGAAAACATATCGCCTCGAAAAGTGGCAACTTCTCGGAGAGGCCACAATGATCATGATGCTCACCCGGGCGATGGTGCTTCTGAAATTCCTCAATTCTTGTACAGACGTTTCAACCATTTGGACTGACGATAATATTTTCATGTTGGAGGTGGCTTACAACAGCCACAATGACCTTGTGTTCGTTCGTAGCATCGAGGACATTCCATTCAACGAGTGTGGCGTGTTCTTGCGCCAAAAGCCGGCATCGGGGATTGTCTGGACGGGTGTCATCTCCTGTAGTATATAG